Proteins from a genomic interval of Quercus lobata isolate SW786 chromosome 11, ValleyOak3.0 Primary Assembly, whole genome shotgun sequence:
- the LOC115968195 gene encoding probable ubiquitin-like-specific protease 2A isoform X1 — protein MSRSSSGKRFDVFEFAEEDEQVEKASQRFLGMFGNPKKPKPKPPSPLSKYTFLQCFAQDTETPPKEINNAPIDIDAEVSRDTKTPLKEIRNAPIDIDAEETKSLQKEFDVASQRFKTLRKKVGTELLDIDASDTDHQCPMELSIEDGTVRVETPGLDTLLLSSSSNSENKEVGMASDYEDNIGTCSSTSASSPAIDFSSKLRTVSLEEQVSEYGSGGYEIDIVNMTVHVFPDFLIYGDIYCTKCRLTFSNSSIKLEGSTVNGLKEIFSFEWAVGAITKIESEWFGRVETAVVNLHLKSRGSKGAGNAKETSGVELLTFATNDPHWSIGEEAIKSLDVRYKNMWNVIFDTDSESKERTFLGQNNLFISKNYLSHFDEPFKDVFYPEGDPDAVCISKRDIELLQPERFINDTIIDFYIKHLKNKIQPWEEHRYHFFNSFFFRKLADLDKDPSSACEGRAAFQRVRKWTRKVNLFTKDYIFIPVNYSLHWSLIVICYPGEVDNFKDEDIENLPKVPCILHMDSIRGSHRGLKNLFQSYLCEEWKERHGQTAAEVSSKFLHLQFVSLELPQQENSFDCGLFLLHYVELFLEEAPINFNPFRITMSTKFCIFFQLNVKWFPPEEASLKRACIRKLIYEILEDHSKKAPLADCNDKNPCHSQETNTNLLEIGVEFLEGTCISANSCHGEFFGSDDKQRFEISNAVSPPRVKNFKELGFFLREVFEPGTTGRSFSDGNYQKTADHHGRSIMSPIEEGEEICEQIAESLLDVEDCQRQAVFASELPSTSCFGKDFKELETSWKQGFSKHLGKPDEGNSLSGMLIGGSQYLLPETEGVNHLEKTDKPQSSSISSEELMACVVEDSLEANDMYDQDESKNSPSIQRNIISLSDQEVDSVEIINVKENISPSSDEDPEWQLDEEQVEKRLKRVRQCKRQFARSLSKQLHY, from the exons ATGAGTCGGTCTTCGTCAGGAAAGCGATTCGACGTGTTCGAGTTCGCCGAAGAGGACGAGCAAGTCGAGAAAGCCTCTCAAAGGTTCTTAGGCATGTTTGGAAACCCTAAGAAACCCAAACCCAAGCCTCCTTCTCCTCTCTCCAAGTACACTTTCCTTCAGTGCT TTGCACAAGATACGGAGACTCCACCTAAGGAAATCAACAATGCACCAATTGACATTGATGCTGAAG TTTCACGAGATACCAAGACTCCACTGAAGGAAATCAGAAATGCACCAATTGACATTGATGCAGAAG AAACCAAGAGTCTGCAAAAGGAATTTGATGTAGCGTCACAAAGATTTAAGACTCTGCGAAAGAAAGTTGGCACTGAATTGTTAGACATTGATGCTAGTGATACGGATCATCAATGTCCTATGGAATTGTCAATTGAAGATGGCACTGTAAGAGTGGAGACCCCTGGGTTGGATACCCTTCTGCTGTCTAGTTCTTCAAATTCTGAA AACAAGGAAGTTGGTATGGCTTCAGATTATGAAGACAACATTGGAACTTGTTCATCAACTTCAGCCTCAAGTCCTGCAATTGATTTTAGCTCTAAACTCCGTACAGTTTCACTAGAAGAACAAGTGTCAGAGTATGGTTCTGGTGGATATGAAATT GACATTGTAAATATGACTGTTCATGTGTTCCCGGATTTTCTTATTTATGGGGATATATATTGCACGAAATGTCGGCTCACATTTTCAAACAGCAGCATCAAACTTGAGGGTTCAACTGTAAATGGGCTCAAGGAAATCTTTAGCTTTGAATGGGCTGTTGGTGCTATCACTAAAATTGAGTCAGAATGGTTTGGAAGG GTTGAAACTGCTGTGGTTAACCTTCATCTTAAATCAAGGGGTTCTAAAGGAGCTGGAAATGCAAAAGAAACTTCAG GAGTTGAGCTCTTGACATTTGCAACTAATGACCCTCATTGGTCCATTGGAGAGGAAGCAATCAAATCATTGGATGTGAGATACAAGAATATGTGGAATGTTATTTTTGa TACTGATTCAGAAAGTAAAGAACGTACTTTTTTGGGGCAGAATAACTTGTTCATTTCAAAGAATTATCTTTCTCA TTTTGATGAGCCCTTCAAAGATGTTTTCTATCCAGAAGGGGATCCTGATGCTGTTTGTATCAGTAAGAGAGACATTGAGCTTCTCCAGCCAGAGAGGTTTATTAATGATACTATCATTGACTTTTATATTAA acatttgaagaataaaattcaaccttGGGAAGAGCATAGGTACCACTTTTTCAATAGCTTTTTCTTTCGGAAGCTTGCTGATCTTGACAAAGATCCTTCAAGTGCTTGTGAAGGCAGGGCAGCATTTCAACGTGTCCGTAAATGGACAAGGAAAGTGAATCTTTTTACAAAGGATTACATCTTTATTCCTGTAAACTACAG TCTTCACTGGAGTTTGATTGTCATCTGTTACCCTGGTGAAGTGGATAATTTCAAAG ATGAAGACATTGAAAACTTGCCCAAGGTACCTTGCATCTTGCACATGGATTCTATTAGAGGAAGTCACAGAGGcctcaaaaatctttttcaaag CTACTTATGCGAAGAGTGGAAAGAGAGGCATGGTCAGACAGCAgcagaggtttcttcaaaattcTTACATTTGCAATTTGTTTCACTTGAG CTACCGCAGCAGGAAAATTCATTTGATTGTGGTCTTTTTCTACTCCATTATGTGGAACTCTTTTTGGAGGAAGCACCTATTAACTTCAACCCTTTTAGGATAACAATGTCCACCAAATTT TGTATATTTTTCCAGCTTAATGTCAAGTGGTTTCCACCAGAAGAGGCTTCTTTAAAACGTGCTTGTATCAGGAAGTTAATTTATGAAATCCTTGAAGATCATTCAAAGAAAGCTCCGCTAGCTGATTGTAATGACAAAAATCCTTGTCACTCCCAAGAAACCAACACAAACCTTCTCGAAATTGGAGTAGAATTTCTTGAGGGGACATGCATTTCAGCAAATTCATGTCATGGAGAATTCTTTGGTTCTGATGATAAGCAGAGGTTTGAAATATCTAATGCTGTTTCCCCTCCAAGAGTAAAGAACTTTAaagaattaggattttttttgaGGGAGGTTTTTGAGCCTGGAACTACTGGCAGGTCATTTTCTGATGGAAATTATCAGAAGACTGCAGATCATCATGGGAGGAGCATCATGTCACCAATAGAg GAAGGTGAAGAAATCTGTGAGCAAATTGCTGAGTCACTGTTAGATGTGGAAGATTGTCAGCGACAGGCTGTATTTGCTTCTGAATTACCTTCAACATCATGTTTTGGCAAAGATTTTAAAGAGTTGGAGACTTCTTGGAAGCAGGGATTCTCTAAGCATCTTGGAAAACCTGATGAAGGGAACTCACTTTCTGGAATGCTCATCGGTGGATCCCAGTATTTGCTTCCAGAAACTGAGGGAGTGAACCATCTGGAGAAAACAGATAAACCTCAATCTTCTTCAATCTCAAGTGAGGAACTCATGGCTTGTGTTGTTGAGGATTCTCTAGAGGCAAATGACATGTACGATCAAGATGAAAGTAAAAATTCTCCCTCCATTCAACGGAATATTATTTCCTTGTCTGATCAAGAGGTTGACTCAGTTGAAATCATTAATGTTAAAGAGAATATTTCACCATCAAGCGATGAAGATCCGGAGTGGCAATTAGATGAAGAGCAAGTTGAAAAAAGACTGAAGCGTGTGCGACAATGTAAAAGACAGTTTGCAAGAAGTCTGTCAAAACAACTGCATTATTGA
- the LOC115968195 gene encoding probable ubiquitin-like-specific protease 2A isoform X3 → MSRSSSGKRFDVFEFAEEDEQVEKASQRFLGMFGNPKKPKPKPPSPLSKYTFLQCFAQDTETPPKEINNAPIDIDAEVSRDTKTPLKEIRNAPIDIDAEETKSLQKEFDVASQRFKTLRKKVGTELLDIDASDTDHQCPMELSIEDGTVRVETPGLDTLLLSSSSNSENKEVGMASDYEDNIGTCSSTSASSPAIDFSSKLRTVSLEEQVSEYGSGGYEIDIVNMTVHVFPDFLIYGDIYCTKCRLTFSNSSIKLEGSTVNGLKEIFSFEWAVGAITKIESEWFGRVETAVVNLHLKSRGSKGAGNAKETSGVELLTFATNDPHWSIGEEAIKSLDVRYKNMWNVIFDTDSESKERTFLGQNNLFISKNYLSHFDEPFKDVFYPEGDPDAVCISKRDIELLQPERFINDTIIDFYIKHLKNKIQPWEEHRYHFFNSFFFRKLADLDKDPSSACEGRAAFQRVRKWTRKVNLFTKDYIFIPVNYSLHWSLIVICYPGEVDNFKDEDIENLPKVPCILHMDSIRGSHRGLKNLFQSYLCEEWKERHGQTAAEVSSKFLHLQFVSLELPQQENSFDCGLFLLHYVELFLEEAPINFNPFRITMSTKFCIFFQLNVKWFPPEEASLKRACIRKLIYEILEDHSKKAPLADCNDKNPCHSQETNTNLLEIGVEFLEGTCISANSCHGEFFGSDDKQRSFSDGNYQKTADHHGRSIMSPIEEGEEICEQIAESLLDVEDCQRQAVFASELPSTSCFGKDFKELETSWKQGFSKHLGKPDEGNSLSGMLIGGSQYLLPETEGVNHLEKTDKPQSSSISSEELMACVVEDSLEANDMYDQDESKNSPSIQRNIISLSDQEVDSVEIINVKENISPSSDEDPEWQLDEEQVEKRLKRVRQCKRQFARSLSKQLHY, encoded by the exons ATGAGTCGGTCTTCGTCAGGAAAGCGATTCGACGTGTTCGAGTTCGCCGAAGAGGACGAGCAAGTCGAGAAAGCCTCTCAAAGGTTCTTAGGCATGTTTGGAAACCCTAAGAAACCCAAACCCAAGCCTCCTTCTCCTCTCTCCAAGTACACTTTCCTTCAGTGCT TTGCACAAGATACGGAGACTCCACCTAAGGAAATCAACAATGCACCAATTGACATTGATGCTGAAG TTTCACGAGATACCAAGACTCCACTGAAGGAAATCAGAAATGCACCAATTGACATTGATGCAGAAG AAACCAAGAGTCTGCAAAAGGAATTTGATGTAGCGTCACAAAGATTTAAGACTCTGCGAAAGAAAGTTGGCACTGAATTGTTAGACATTGATGCTAGTGATACGGATCATCAATGTCCTATGGAATTGTCAATTGAAGATGGCACTGTAAGAGTGGAGACCCCTGGGTTGGATACCCTTCTGCTGTCTAGTTCTTCAAATTCTGAA AACAAGGAAGTTGGTATGGCTTCAGATTATGAAGACAACATTGGAACTTGTTCATCAACTTCAGCCTCAAGTCCTGCAATTGATTTTAGCTCTAAACTCCGTACAGTTTCACTAGAAGAACAAGTGTCAGAGTATGGTTCTGGTGGATATGAAATT GACATTGTAAATATGACTGTTCATGTGTTCCCGGATTTTCTTATTTATGGGGATATATATTGCACGAAATGTCGGCTCACATTTTCAAACAGCAGCATCAAACTTGAGGGTTCAACTGTAAATGGGCTCAAGGAAATCTTTAGCTTTGAATGGGCTGTTGGTGCTATCACTAAAATTGAGTCAGAATGGTTTGGAAGG GTTGAAACTGCTGTGGTTAACCTTCATCTTAAATCAAGGGGTTCTAAAGGAGCTGGAAATGCAAAAGAAACTTCAG GAGTTGAGCTCTTGACATTTGCAACTAATGACCCTCATTGGTCCATTGGAGAGGAAGCAATCAAATCATTGGATGTGAGATACAAGAATATGTGGAATGTTATTTTTGa TACTGATTCAGAAAGTAAAGAACGTACTTTTTTGGGGCAGAATAACTTGTTCATTTCAAAGAATTATCTTTCTCA TTTTGATGAGCCCTTCAAAGATGTTTTCTATCCAGAAGGGGATCCTGATGCTGTTTGTATCAGTAAGAGAGACATTGAGCTTCTCCAGCCAGAGAGGTTTATTAATGATACTATCATTGACTTTTATATTAA acatttgaagaataaaattcaaccttGGGAAGAGCATAGGTACCACTTTTTCAATAGCTTTTTCTTTCGGAAGCTTGCTGATCTTGACAAAGATCCTTCAAGTGCTTGTGAAGGCAGGGCAGCATTTCAACGTGTCCGTAAATGGACAAGGAAAGTGAATCTTTTTACAAAGGATTACATCTTTATTCCTGTAAACTACAG TCTTCACTGGAGTTTGATTGTCATCTGTTACCCTGGTGAAGTGGATAATTTCAAAG ATGAAGACATTGAAAACTTGCCCAAGGTACCTTGCATCTTGCACATGGATTCTATTAGAGGAAGTCACAGAGGcctcaaaaatctttttcaaag CTACTTATGCGAAGAGTGGAAAGAGAGGCATGGTCAGACAGCAgcagaggtttcttcaaaattcTTACATTTGCAATTTGTTTCACTTGAG CTACCGCAGCAGGAAAATTCATTTGATTGTGGTCTTTTTCTACTCCATTATGTGGAACTCTTTTTGGAGGAAGCACCTATTAACTTCAACCCTTTTAGGATAACAATGTCCACCAAATTT TGTATATTTTTCCAGCTTAATGTCAAGTGGTTTCCACCAGAAGAGGCTTCTTTAAAACGTGCTTGTATCAGGAAGTTAATTTATGAAATCCTTGAAGATCATTCAAAGAAAGCTCCGCTAGCTGATTGTAATGACAAAAATCCTTGTCACTCCCAAGAAACCAACACAAACCTTCTCGAAATTGGAGTAGAATTTCTTGAGGGGACATGCATTTCAGCAAATTCATGTCATGGAGAATTCTTTGGTTCTGATGATAAGCAGAG GTCATTTTCTGATGGAAATTATCAGAAGACTGCAGATCATCATGGGAGGAGCATCATGTCACCAATAGAg GAAGGTGAAGAAATCTGTGAGCAAATTGCTGAGTCACTGTTAGATGTGGAAGATTGTCAGCGACAGGCTGTATTTGCTTCTGAATTACCTTCAACATCATGTTTTGGCAAAGATTTTAAAGAGTTGGAGACTTCTTGGAAGCAGGGATTCTCTAAGCATCTTGGAAAACCTGATGAAGGGAACTCACTTTCTGGAATGCTCATCGGTGGATCCCAGTATTTGCTTCCAGAAACTGAGGGAGTGAACCATCTGGAGAAAACAGATAAACCTCAATCTTCTTCAATCTCAAGTGAGGAACTCATGGCTTGTGTTGTTGAGGATTCTCTAGAGGCAAATGACATGTACGATCAAGATGAAAGTAAAAATTCTCCCTCCATTCAACGGAATATTATTTCCTTGTCTGATCAAGAGGTTGACTCAGTTGAAATCATTAATGTTAAAGAGAATATTTCACCATCAAGCGATGAAGATCCGGAGTGGCAATTAGATGAAGAGCAAGTTGAAAAAAGACTGAAGCGTGTGCGACAATGTAAAAGACAGTTTGCAAGAAGTCTGTCAAAACAACTGCATTATTGA
- the LOC115968195 gene encoding probable ubiquitin-like-specific protease 2A isoform X2 has protein sequence MSRSSSGKRFDVFEFAEEDEQVEKASQRFLGMFGNPKKPKPKPPSPLSKYTFLQCFAQDTETPPKEINNAPIDIDAEVSRDTKTPLKEIRNAPIDIDAEETKSLQKEFDVASQRFKTLRKKVGTELLDIDASDTDHQCPMELSIEDGTVRVETPGLDTLLLSSSSNSENKEVGMASDYEDNIGTCSSTSASSPAIDFSSKLRTVSLEEQVSEYGSGGYEIDIVNMTVHVFPDFLIYGDIYCTKCRLTFSNSSIKLEGSTVNGLKEIFSFEWAVGAITKIESEWFGRVETAVVNLHLKSRGSKGAGNAKETSGVELLTFATNDPHWSIGEEAIKSLDVRYKNMWNVIFDTDSESKERTFLGQNNLFISKNYLSHFDEPFKDVFYPEGDPDAVCISKRDIELLQPERFINDTIIDFYIKHLKNKIQPWEEHRYHFFNSFFFRKLADLDKDPSSACEGRAAFQRVRKWTRKVNLFTKDYIFIPVNYSLHWSLIVICYPGEVDNFKDEDIENLPKVPCILHMDSIRGSHRGLKNLFQSYLCEEWKERHGQTAAEVSSKFLHLQFVSLELPQQENSFDCGLFLLHYVELFLEEAPINFNPFRITMSTKFLNVKWFPPEEASLKRACIRKLIYEILEDHSKKAPLADCNDKNPCHSQETNTNLLEIGVEFLEGTCISANSCHGEFFGSDDKQRFEISNAVSPPRVKNFKELGFFLREVFEPGTTGRSFSDGNYQKTADHHGRSIMSPIEEGEEICEQIAESLLDVEDCQRQAVFASELPSTSCFGKDFKELETSWKQGFSKHLGKPDEGNSLSGMLIGGSQYLLPETEGVNHLEKTDKPQSSSISSEELMACVVEDSLEANDMYDQDESKNSPSIQRNIISLSDQEVDSVEIINVKENISPSSDEDPEWQLDEEQVEKRLKRVRQCKRQFARSLSKQLHY, from the exons ATGAGTCGGTCTTCGTCAGGAAAGCGATTCGACGTGTTCGAGTTCGCCGAAGAGGACGAGCAAGTCGAGAAAGCCTCTCAAAGGTTCTTAGGCATGTTTGGAAACCCTAAGAAACCCAAACCCAAGCCTCCTTCTCCTCTCTCCAAGTACACTTTCCTTCAGTGCT TTGCACAAGATACGGAGACTCCACCTAAGGAAATCAACAATGCACCAATTGACATTGATGCTGAAG TTTCACGAGATACCAAGACTCCACTGAAGGAAATCAGAAATGCACCAATTGACATTGATGCAGAAG AAACCAAGAGTCTGCAAAAGGAATTTGATGTAGCGTCACAAAGATTTAAGACTCTGCGAAAGAAAGTTGGCACTGAATTGTTAGACATTGATGCTAGTGATACGGATCATCAATGTCCTATGGAATTGTCAATTGAAGATGGCACTGTAAGAGTGGAGACCCCTGGGTTGGATACCCTTCTGCTGTCTAGTTCTTCAAATTCTGAA AACAAGGAAGTTGGTATGGCTTCAGATTATGAAGACAACATTGGAACTTGTTCATCAACTTCAGCCTCAAGTCCTGCAATTGATTTTAGCTCTAAACTCCGTACAGTTTCACTAGAAGAACAAGTGTCAGAGTATGGTTCTGGTGGATATGAAATT GACATTGTAAATATGACTGTTCATGTGTTCCCGGATTTTCTTATTTATGGGGATATATATTGCACGAAATGTCGGCTCACATTTTCAAACAGCAGCATCAAACTTGAGGGTTCAACTGTAAATGGGCTCAAGGAAATCTTTAGCTTTGAATGGGCTGTTGGTGCTATCACTAAAATTGAGTCAGAATGGTTTGGAAGG GTTGAAACTGCTGTGGTTAACCTTCATCTTAAATCAAGGGGTTCTAAAGGAGCTGGAAATGCAAAAGAAACTTCAG GAGTTGAGCTCTTGACATTTGCAACTAATGACCCTCATTGGTCCATTGGAGAGGAAGCAATCAAATCATTGGATGTGAGATACAAGAATATGTGGAATGTTATTTTTGa TACTGATTCAGAAAGTAAAGAACGTACTTTTTTGGGGCAGAATAACTTGTTCATTTCAAAGAATTATCTTTCTCA TTTTGATGAGCCCTTCAAAGATGTTTTCTATCCAGAAGGGGATCCTGATGCTGTTTGTATCAGTAAGAGAGACATTGAGCTTCTCCAGCCAGAGAGGTTTATTAATGATACTATCATTGACTTTTATATTAA acatttgaagaataaaattcaaccttGGGAAGAGCATAGGTACCACTTTTTCAATAGCTTTTTCTTTCGGAAGCTTGCTGATCTTGACAAAGATCCTTCAAGTGCTTGTGAAGGCAGGGCAGCATTTCAACGTGTCCGTAAATGGACAAGGAAAGTGAATCTTTTTACAAAGGATTACATCTTTATTCCTGTAAACTACAG TCTTCACTGGAGTTTGATTGTCATCTGTTACCCTGGTGAAGTGGATAATTTCAAAG ATGAAGACATTGAAAACTTGCCCAAGGTACCTTGCATCTTGCACATGGATTCTATTAGAGGAAGTCACAGAGGcctcaaaaatctttttcaaag CTACTTATGCGAAGAGTGGAAAGAGAGGCATGGTCAGACAGCAgcagaggtttcttcaaaattcTTACATTTGCAATTTGTTTCACTTGAG CTACCGCAGCAGGAAAATTCATTTGATTGTGGTCTTTTTCTACTCCATTATGTGGAACTCTTTTTGGAGGAAGCACCTATTAACTTCAACCCTTTTAGGATAACAATGTCCACCAAATTT CTTAATGTCAAGTGGTTTCCACCAGAAGAGGCTTCTTTAAAACGTGCTTGTATCAGGAAGTTAATTTATGAAATCCTTGAAGATCATTCAAAGAAAGCTCCGCTAGCTGATTGTAATGACAAAAATCCTTGTCACTCCCAAGAAACCAACACAAACCTTCTCGAAATTGGAGTAGAATTTCTTGAGGGGACATGCATTTCAGCAAATTCATGTCATGGAGAATTCTTTGGTTCTGATGATAAGCAGAGGTTTGAAATATCTAATGCTGTTTCCCCTCCAAGAGTAAAGAACTTTAaagaattaggattttttttgaGGGAGGTTTTTGAGCCTGGAACTACTGGCAGGTCATTTTCTGATGGAAATTATCAGAAGACTGCAGATCATCATGGGAGGAGCATCATGTCACCAATAGAg GAAGGTGAAGAAATCTGTGAGCAAATTGCTGAGTCACTGTTAGATGTGGAAGATTGTCAGCGACAGGCTGTATTTGCTTCTGAATTACCTTCAACATCATGTTTTGGCAAAGATTTTAAAGAGTTGGAGACTTCTTGGAAGCAGGGATTCTCTAAGCATCTTGGAAAACCTGATGAAGGGAACTCACTTTCTGGAATGCTCATCGGTGGATCCCAGTATTTGCTTCCAGAAACTGAGGGAGTGAACCATCTGGAGAAAACAGATAAACCTCAATCTTCTTCAATCTCAAGTGAGGAACTCATGGCTTGTGTTGTTGAGGATTCTCTAGAGGCAAATGACATGTACGATCAAGATGAAAGTAAAAATTCTCCCTCCATTCAACGGAATATTATTTCCTTGTCTGATCAAGAGGTTGACTCAGTTGAAATCATTAATGTTAAAGAGAATATTTCACCATCAAGCGATGAAGATCCGGAGTGGCAATTAGATGAAGAGCAAGTTGAAAAAAGACTGAAGCGTGTGCGACAATGTAAAAGACAGTTTGCAAGAAGTCTGTCAAAACAACTGCATTATTGA
- the LOC115968195 gene encoding probable ubiquitin-like-specific protease 2A isoform X4 has translation MHQLTLMQKAVLETKSLQKEFDVASQRFKTLRKKVGTELLDIDASDTDHQCPMELSIEDGTVRVETPGLDTLLLSSSSNSENKEVGMASDYEDNIGTCSSTSASSPAIDFSSKLRTVSLEEQVSEYGSGGYEIDIVNMTVHVFPDFLIYGDIYCTKCRLTFSNSSIKLEGSTVNGLKEIFSFEWAVGAITKIESEWFGRVETAVVNLHLKSRGSKGAGNAKETSGVELLTFATNDPHWSIGEEAIKSLDVRYKNMWNVIFDTDSESKERTFLGQNNLFISKNYLSHFDEPFKDVFYPEGDPDAVCISKRDIELLQPERFINDTIIDFYIKHLKNKIQPWEEHRYHFFNSFFFRKLADLDKDPSSACEGRAAFQRVRKWTRKVNLFTKDYIFIPVNYSLHWSLIVICYPGEVDNFKDEDIENLPKVPCILHMDSIRGSHRGLKNLFQSYLCEEWKERHGQTAAEVSSKFLHLQFVSLELPQQENSFDCGLFLLHYVELFLEEAPINFNPFRITMSTKFCIFFQLNVKWFPPEEASLKRACIRKLIYEILEDHSKKAPLADCNDKNPCHSQETNTNLLEIGVEFLEGTCISANSCHGEFFGSDDKQRFEISNAVSPPRVKNFKELGFFLREVFEPGTTGRSFSDGNYQKTADHHGRSIMSPIEEGEEICEQIAESLLDVEDCQRQAVFASELPSTSCFGKDFKELETSWKQGFSKHLGKPDEGNSLSGMLIGGSQYLLPETEGVNHLEKTDKPQSSSISSEELMACVVEDSLEANDMYDQDESKNSPSIQRNIISLSDQEVDSVEIINVKENISPSSDEDPEWQLDEEQVEKRLKRVRQCKRQFARSLSKQLHY, from the exons ATGCACCAATTGACATTGATGCAGAAG GCTGTGCTAGAAACCAAGAGTCTGCAAAAGGAATTTGATGTAGCGTCACAAAGATTTAAGACTCTGCGAAAGAAAGTTGGCACTGAATTGTTAGACATTGATGCTAGTGATACGGATCATCAATGTCCTATGGAATTGTCAATTGAAGATGGCACTGTAAGAGTGGAGACCCCTGGGTTGGATACCCTTCTGCTGTCTAGTTCTTCAAATTCTGAA AACAAGGAAGTTGGTATGGCTTCAGATTATGAAGACAACATTGGAACTTGTTCATCAACTTCAGCCTCAAGTCCTGCAATTGATTTTAGCTCTAAACTCCGTACAGTTTCACTAGAAGAACAAGTGTCAGAGTATGGTTCTGGTGGATATGAAATT GACATTGTAAATATGACTGTTCATGTGTTCCCGGATTTTCTTATTTATGGGGATATATATTGCACGAAATGTCGGCTCACATTTTCAAACAGCAGCATCAAACTTGAGGGTTCAACTGTAAATGGGCTCAAGGAAATCTTTAGCTTTGAATGGGCTGTTGGTGCTATCACTAAAATTGAGTCAGAATGGTTTGGAAGG GTTGAAACTGCTGTGGTTAACCTTCATCTTAAATCAAGGGGTTCTAAAGGAGCTGGAAATGCAAAAGAAACTTCAG GAGTTGAGCTCTTGACATTTGCAACTAATGACCCTCATTGGTCCATTGGAGAGGAAGCAATCAAATCATTGGATGTGAGATACAAGAATATGTGGAATGTTATTTTTGa TACTGATTCAGAAAGTAAAGAACGTACTTTTTTGGGGCAGAATAACTTGTTCATTTCAAAGAATTATCTTTCTCA TTTTGATGAGCCCTTCAAAGATGTTTTCTATCCAGAAGGGGATCCTGATGCTGTTTGTATCAGTAAGAGAGACATTGAGCTTCTCCAGCCAGAGAGGTTTATTAATGATACTATCATTGACTTTTATATTAA acatttgaagaataaaattcaaccttGGGAAGAGCATAGGTACCACTTTTTCAATAGCTTTTTCTTTCGGAAGCTTGCTGATCTTGACAAAGATCCTTCAAGTGCTTGTGAAGGCAGGGCAGCATTTCAACGTGTCCGTAAATGGACAAGGAAAGTGAATCTTTTTACAAAGGATTACATCTTTATTCCTGTAAACTACAG TCTTCACTGGAGTTTGATTGTCATCTGTTACCCTGGTGAAGTGGATAATTTCAAAG ATGAAGACATTGAAAACTTGCCCAAGGTACCTTGCATCTTGCACATGGATTCTATTAGAGGAAGTCACAGAGGcctcaaaaatctttttcaaag CTACTTATGCGAAGAGTGGAAAGAGAGGCATGGTCAGACAGCAgcagaggtttcttcaaaattcTTACATTTGCAATTTGTTTCACTTGAG CTACCGCAGCAGGAAAATTCATTTGATTGTGGTCTTTTTCTACTCCATTATGTGGAACTCTTTTTGGAGGAAGCACCTATTAACTTCAACCCTTTTAGGATAACAATGTCCACCAAATTT TGTATATTTTTCCAGCTTAATGTCAAGTGGTTTCCACCAGAAGAGGCTTCTTTAAAACGTGCTTGTATCAGGAAGTTAATTTATGAAATCCTTGAAGATCATTCAAAGAAAGCTCCGCTAGCTGATTGTAATGACAAAAATCCTTGTCACTCCCAAGAAACCAACACAAACCTTCTCGAAATTGGAGTAGAATTTCTTGAGGGGACATGCATTTCAGCAAATTCATGTCATGGAGAATTCTTTGGTTCTGATGATAAGCAGAGGTTTGAAATATCTAATGCTGTTTCCCCTCCAAGAGTAAAGAACTTTAaagaattaggattttttttgaGGGAGGTTTTTGAGCCTGGAACTACTGGCAGGTCATTTTCTGATGGAAATTATCAGAAGACTGCAGATCATCATGGGAGGAGCATCATGTCACCAATAGAg GAAGGTGAAGAAATCTGTGAGCAAATTGCTGAGTCACTGTTAGATGTGGAAGATTGTCAGCGACAGGCTGTATTTGCTTCTGAATTACCTTCAACATCATGTTTTGGCAAAGATTTTAAAGAGTTGGAGACTTCTTGGAAGCAGGGATTCTCTAAGCATCTTGGAAAACCTGATGAAGGGAACTCACTTTCTGGAATGCTCATCGGTGGATCCCAGTATTTGCTTCCAGAAACTGAGGGAGTGAACCATCTGGAGAAAACAGATAAACCTCAATCTTCTTCAATCTCAAGTGAGGAACTCATGGCTTGTGTTGTTGAGGATTCTCTAGAGGCAAATGACATGTACGATCAAGATGAAAGTAAAAATTCTCCCTCCATTCAACGGAATATTATTTCCTTGTCTGATCAAGAGGTTGACTCAGTTGAAATCATTAATGTTAAAGAGAATATTTCACCATCAAGCGATGAAGATCCGGAGTGGCAATTAGATGAAGAGCAAGTTGAAAAAAGACTGAAGCGTGTGCGACAATGTAAAAGACAGTTTGCAAGAAGTCTGTCAAAACAACTGCATTATTGA